In Acidovorax sp. 106, the following proteins share a genomic window:
- a CDS encoding chalcone isomerase family protein, protein MKKIAACALLACSTAIFYIEPVAAQGSDATPLPGTVLAGQGTMRFFGLEVYQARLWVGPGFASERYADHPLALALTYQRNFTAQAIAKRSIEEMRRVAPFSPEQAERWQTALQAALPDVKPGDTLTGIYQPGSGATFRLGPRVVGEVADPEFARLFFGIWLSPNTSEPALRQALLTARTQARP, encoded by the coding sequence ATGAAAAAGATAGCTGCTTGCGCTTTATTGGCGTGCTCTACAGCCATTTTTTATATAGAGCCTGTGGCAGCACAAGGCAGTGACGCCACGCCCCTGCCCGGCACCGTGCTGGCAGGCCAGGGCACCATGCGCTTTTTTGGCCTGGAGGTGTACCAGGCCCGGCTGTGGGTGGGCCCCGGCTTTGCGTCCGAGCGCTATGCCGACCACCCGCTGGCGCTGGCGCTGACCTACCAGCGCAACTTCACCGCGCAGGCGATAGCCAAGCGCTCCATCGAAGAGATGCGGCGCGTGGCCCCGTTCAGCCCCGAGCAGGCCGAGCGCTGGCAAACCGCACTGCAGGCCGCGCTGCCCGACGTGAAGCCGGGCGACACGCTCACGGGCATCTACCAGCCGGGCAGCGGCGCCACCTTTCGCCTGGGGCCGCGTGTGGTGGGCGAGGTGGCCGACCCCGAATTTGCGCGCCTGTTCTTCGGCATCTGGCTATCGCCCAACACCTCTGAGCCCGCACTGCGCCAGGCGCTGCTGACCGCCCGTACTCAGGCCCGCCCATGA
- a CDS encoding MFS transporter, which produces MTAPTRPDLRPSQGLAYGLLGLPLAFVALPLYVLLPNHYARNFGMPLATLGVLLLAARLLDAATDPLLGRLSDRLFGRSARAVLAVGAGSAVVLAVGLAALFFPQVQGGQALEIWALICLLITYLAYSQLSIAHQSWGARLGGDELQRGRIVAWREGAALVGVVLASLLPALAGLPAMLGVFAIALALGWWAWALAPRPANCEAVPGVYLPRRPTSLWRPWGRPAFRRLLAVFMLNGIASAIPATLVLFFVQDRLQAPAAQEPLFLGAYFVCAALSIPLWLRAVARWGLARTWLAGMLLAVAVFAWTAALGTGDALAFVAVCALSGIALGTDLALPSALLAGVIAQAGDSGQHEGAYFGWWNFATKLNLALAAGLALPLLGVLGYTPGTRSEAGLQMLSLAYAVLPCVLKLAAAAALYQLVVRRTDAH; this is translated from the coding sequence ATGACCGCCCCCACACGTCCAGACTTGCGCCCCAGCCAAGGCCTGGCCTATGGCCTGCTGGGCCTGCCCCTGGCCTTTGTGGCACTGCCGCTGTATGTGCTGCTGCCCAACCATTACGCGCGCAACTTTGGCATGCCGCTGGCCACGCTGGGCGTGCTGCTGCTGGCGGCGCGCCTGTTGGACGCTGCCACCGACCCGCTGCTGGGGCGCCTGAGCGACCGGCTGTTCGGCCGCTCGGCCCGCGCTGTGCTGGCCGTGGGTGCGGGCTCGGCCGTGGTGCTGGCGGTGGGCTTGGCGGCATTGTTCTTTCCGCAGGTGCAGGGCGGGCAGGCGCTAGAAATTTGGGCGCTGATATGCCTGCTCATCACTTACCTGGCGTACAGCCAGCTCAGCATTGCCCACCAGTCGTGGGGGGCGCGGCTGGGGGGGGACGAGTTGCAACGCGGCCGCATCGTGGCCTGGCGCGAGGGAGCTGCCCTGGTGGGCGTGGTGCTGGCCTCGCTGCTGCCCGCGCTGGCGGGCCTGCCCGCCATGCTGGGCGTGTTTGCCATCGCGCTGGCCCTGGGCTGGTGGGCCTGGGCACTGGCACCGCGCCCTGCCAACTGCGAGGCCGTGCCCGGTGTGTACCTCCCTCGGCGCCCCACCAGCCTGTGGCGCCCCTGGGGGCGGCCTGCCTTCAGGCGGCTGCTGGCGGTGTTCATGCTCAACGGCATTGCCAGTGCCATCCCAGCCACGCTGGTGCTGTTTTTTGTGCAAGACCGGCTGCAGGCCCCCGCCGCGCAAGAGCCTCTGTTTTTGGGCGCGTACTTTGTGTGTGCAGCGCTGTCGATCCCGCTGTGGCTGCGCGCCGTGGCGCGATGGGGCCTGGCGCGCACCTGGCTGGCGGGCATGCTGCTGGCCGTGGCGGTGTTTGCCTGGACGGCCGCCCTGGGCACGGGCGACGCGCTGGCGTTTGTAGCGGTGTGCGCCCTCTCGGGCATCGCGCTGGGCACCGACCTGGCTCTGCCCAGCGCGCTGCTGGCGGGCGTGATCGCGCAAGCAGGCGACAGCGGCCAGCACGAGGGCGCCTACTTTGGCTGGTGGAACTTTGCCACCAAGCTCAACCTGGCCCTGGCCGCAGGGCTGGCCCTGCCGCTGCTGGGCGTGCTGGGCTACACGCCCGGCACCCGCAGCGAGGCAGGCCTGCAGATGCTCAGCCTGGCCTATGCCGTGCTGCCCTGCGTGCTGAAGCTGGCCGCAGCGGCCGCGCTGTACCAGCTGGTGGTGCGCCGCACAGACGCCCATTGA
- a CDS encoding DUF3833 domain-containing protein: MIPRRTLLAAAAATPLATLTGCASQNLAGYASEKPVLDLAQYFNGTIDAHGIFQGRSGQIVKRFTVVMDCRWKGNEGVLDEAFTYSDGTTQRRIWRLTKHADGRYTGTADDVVGTANGQTQGNAFRWNYTLALPVDGTVYHVDLDDWMYLIDDRVMLNRATMSKLGFRLGEITLSFTKRLP, from the coding sequence ATGATTCCACGCCGCACCCTTTTGGCCGCTGCTGCCGCCACGCCGCTGGCCACCCTCACGGGCTGTGCCAGCCAAAACCTGGCGGGCTACGCCAGCGAAAAACCTGTGCTCGACCTGGCGCAGTACTTCAACGGCACCATCGACGCCCACGGCATCTTCCAGGGCCGCAGCGGGCAAATCGTCAAGCGCTTCACGGTGGTGATGGACTGCCGCTGGAAGGGCAACGAAGGCGTGCTGGACGAAGCCTTCACCTACTCCGACGGCACCACGCAGCGGCGCATTTGGCGGCTGACCAAGCATGCGGACGGCCGCTACACCGGCACTGCAGACGACGTGGTGGGCACGGCCAACGGGCAGACGCAGGGCAACGCCTTTCGCTGGAACTACACGCTGGCCCTGCCCGTAGACGGCACCGTGTACCACGTGGACCTGGACGACTGGATGTACCTGATCGATGACCGCGTGATGCTCAACCGCGCAACGATGAGCAAGCTGGGCTTTCGGCTGGGCGAGATCACGCTGTCGTTCACCAAGCGCCTGCCATGA
- a CDS encoding SDR family oxidoreductase: MSWFTDLNPHIRDWQGRRVWLVGASSGIGRATAALLHARGAQVIVSARNAQALQDFVAAHPGSLAVPLDTADAAQVQAAARQVLATGALDLVCYCAGHYRDMRATEFDLAEALRHEEVNYTGALRVLAGVLPAMLASAQAGRPGHLSVISSVAGFRGLPKSLAYGPTKAALINLAEALYLDLHALGMGVSVINPGFVATPLTAGNDFTMPALITPEAAAVAIVHGWERGEFDIHFPKRFTRVMKLLRLLPYRWYFPAVRRFTGL, from the coding sequence ATGAGCTGGTTTACCGACTTGAACCCCCACATTCGCGACTGGCAGGGGCGGCGTGTGTGGCTGGTGGGCGCCTCCAGCGGCATTGGCCGCGCCACGGCGGCGCTGCTGCATGCGCGTGGGGCGCAGGTCATCGTGTCGGCCCGCAACGCGCAGGCGCTGCAAGACTTTGTGGCCGCACACCCCGGCAGCCTGGCCGTGCCGCTGGACACCGCCGATGCGGCGCAAGTGCAGGCAGCGGCCCGGCAAGTGCTGGCCACCGGAGCGCTGGACCTGGTGTGCTACTGCGCGGGCCACTACCGCGACATGCGTGCCACCGAGTTCGACCTGGCCGAGGCCCTGCGCCATGAAGAAGTGAACTACACCGGAGCCCTGCGCGTGCTGGCCGGGGTGCTGCCCGCCATGCTGGCCTCGGCCCAGGCCGGACGGCCAGGGCATTTGAGCGTGATCAGCAGCGTGGCGGGCTTTCGCGGGCTGCCCAAGAGCCTGGCCTACGGGCCCACCAAGGCCGCGCTCATCAACCTGGCCGAGGCGCTGTACCTGGATTTGCACGCCCTGGGCATGGGGGTGAGCGTGATCAACCCCGGCTTTGTGGCCACACCGCTCACGGCAGGCAACGACTTCACCATGCCTGCACTCATCACGCCCGAGGCGGCCGCCGTGGCCATCGTGCACGGCTGGGAGCGGGGCGAGTTCGATATCCACTTCCCCAAGCGCTTCACCCGCGTGATGAAGCTGCTGCGCCTGCTGCCGTACCGGTGGTACTTTCCGGCGGTGCGCCGTTTCACCGGTTTGTGA
- a CDS encoding nuclear transport factor 2 family protein, producing the protein MPTPASPNPAAAPSTEDAVTRVIAFFEALSPADVARIDAFYAVNARFKDPFNDVQGVPAVQHIFKHMFVALEQPRFVVTGRVVQGQQCFLTWDFLFGFKGFHTGVTQTVHGASHLVLDDAGRITLHRDYWDAAEELYEKLPVVGGLMRWLKRRANS; encoded by the coding sequence ATGCCCACCCCTGCATCCCCAAACCCTGCCGCAGCCCCATCGACCGAGGATGCTGTCACCCGCGTGATCGCTTTCTTTGAGGCGCTGTCGCCCGCTGACGTGGCGCGCATTGACGCCTTTTATGCGGTCAACGCGCGGTTCAAAGACCCCTTCAACGATGTGCAGGGGGTGCCTGCCGTTCAGCACATCTTCAAGCACATGTTTGTGGCGCTGGAGCAGCCGCGCTTTGTCGTCACGGGCCGCGTGGTGCAAGGCCAGCAGTGCTTTTTGACCTGGGATTTTCTGTTCGGCTTCAAGGGCTTTCACACGGGCGTGACGCAGACCGTGCACGGCGCATCCCACCTGGTGCTGGACGATGCCGGGCGCATCACCCTGCACCGCGACTATTGGGACGCCGCCGAAGAGCTGTACGAAAAGCTGCCCGTGGTGGGTGGGCTGATGCGCTGGCTCAAGCGGCGGGCGAACAGCTAA
- the aroQ gene encoding type II 3-dehydroquinate dehydratase, whose translation MSILLLNGPNLNLLGTREPQIYGADTLADVERHFAAEASKLGTTAACFQSNHEGHLIDRIHAARLDGTRGIVINPGGLTHTSVALRDALAGVALPVVEVHISNVHKREEFRHHSYISGIADGVIAGLGIQGYEMALHYLVRKLAKAA comes from the coding sequence ATGAGCATTCTTCTTTTGAACGGCCCTAACCTGAACCTGCTGGGCACACGCGAACCGCAGATTTACGGTGCTGACACCCTGGCCGATGTAGAGCGCCACTTTGCCGCCGAAGCCTCCAAGCTGGGCACCACCGCCGCCTGCTTCCAAAGCAACCACGAAGGCCACCTCATCGACCGCATCCACGCGGCGCGCCTGGACGGCACACGCGGCATCGTCATCAACCCCGGTGGCCTCACCCACACCAGCGTGGCCCTGCGCGATGCGCTGGCGGGCGTGGCGCTGCCAGTGGTGGAGGTGCACATCAGCAACGTGCACAAGCGCGAAGAGTTCCGCCACCACTCCTACATCTCGGGCATTGCCGACGGTGTGATCGCTGGCCTGGGTATCCAGGGCTACGAGATGGCGCTGCACTACCTGGTGCGCAAGCTGGCCAAGGCCGCTTAA
- a CDS encoding TRAP transporter substrate-binding protein, whose product MTLLKTLLATALVAASLISGAHAQDRTIKFAFQNQKDHPQAQGAQKFADLVASKSGGKIQVKLFPGGTLGGDLQTVSALQGGTVEMTVLNAGILSAQTKEFGIYDFPFLFASPQEADAVTDGPFGKKLLEKLKAKNLVGLGYWELGFRNVTNSKKPITKAEDLAGLKIRVIQSPIYIDMFNALGANAVPMPFPELYTALEQKAVDGQENPVTTILSSKLNEVQKHLAITRHMYNPQAVIVSKKFWDGLSPAEQKLINDAMAEATTFQRGVSRVQSDVALDQLKKSGMQVTEFSAAELDKLRAKMKPVIEKHSEKVGAETVKEVYDTLAKLRAAK is encoded by the coding sequence ATGACCCTCTTGAAAACCCTGCTGGCCACGGCGCTGGTGGCCGCATCGCTGATCTCGGGCGCGCACGCCCAAGACCGCACCATCAAGTTCGCCTTCCAGAACCAGAAAGACCACCCCCAGGCCCAGGGCGCGCAAAAGTTTGCCGACTTGGTGGCGTCCAAGAGCGGCGGCAAGATCCAGGTCAAGCTGTTCCCTGGCGGCACGTTGGGCGGTGACTTGCAGACCGTGTCGGCCCTGCAAGGCGGCACGGTGGAGATGACGGTGCTTAACGCAGGCATCCTGTCGGCGCAGACCAAGGAGTTCGGCATTTACGACTTCCCGTTCCTGTTCGCATCGCCCCAAGAAGCCGATGCCGTGACCGATGGCCCCTTTGGCAAGAAGCTGCTCGAGAAGCTCAAGGCCAAGAACTTGGTGGGCCTGGGCTACTGGGAGCTGGGCTTTCGCAACGTCACCAACAGCAAAAAGCCCATCACCAAGGCCGAAGACCTGGCGGGCCTGAAGATCCGCGTGATCCAGTCGCCCATCTACATCGACATGTTCAACGCCTTGGGCGCTAACGCCGTGCCCATGCCCTTCCCCGAGCTGTACACCGCGCTGGAGCAAAAGGCCGTGGACGGGCAGGAGAACCCGGTCACCACCATCCTGTCGTCCAAGCTCAACGAAGTGCAAAAGCACCTGGCCATCACGCGCCACATGTACAACCCGCAGGCTGTCATCGTCAGCAAGAAGTTCTGGGACGGCCTCTCGCCTGCAGAGCAAAAGCTGATCAATGACGCCATGGCCGAGGCCACCACCTTCCAGCGCGGCGTCTCGCGTGTGCAGTCAGACGTGGCGCTGGACCAGCTCAAGAAGTCGGGCATGCAGGTGACCGAGTTCTCGGCCGCCGAGCTGGACAAGCTGCGCGCCAAGATGAAGCCCGTGATTGAAAAGCACAGCGAAAAGGTGGGTGCCGAGACAGTGAAAGAGGTGTACGACACCCTGGCCAAGCTGCGCGCTGCTAAGTAA
- a CDS encoding TRAP transporter large permease subunit, whose product MTVAIFLGSLLIAMAIGIPIAYSLLISGIALMWHLDLFDAQILAQNVINGADSFPLLAVPFFMLAGEIMNVGGLSKRIVKLALAVVGHVPGGLGYVAIMAAVILAAVSGSAVADAAALASLLLPMMVAAGHDKARSAGLIASAGIIAPVIPPSIGFVIFGVAANVSISKLFLAGIVPGILLGVALAITWWWLVRREKVAPPPRASRAELLKALREAVWALGLPIIILVGLRMGVFTPTEAAVVAAVYALFVAMVVYRELSFGQLADIFQAAARTSAVVMFLVAAAMVSAWLITVADLPSKIIDLLQPFMGNQTLLLIAIMVLVMVVGTAMDMTPTILIMTPVLMPVVKAAGIDPVYFGVLFIINNAIGLITPPVGTVLNVVAGVGRISMTDVTRGVMPFMLAQFIVMFLLVAFPSIVMVPLRLLGG is encoded by the coding sequence ATGACCGTCGCTATCTTCCTTGGCTCCCTGCTGATCGCCATGGCGATCGGCATTCCCATCGCCTACTCGCTCCTGATCAGCGGCATCGCGTTGATGTGGCACCTCGATTTGTTCGATGCCCAGATCCTGGCGCAAAACGTCATCAACGGGGCGGACTCGTTCCCGCTGCTGGCGGTGCCCTTCTTCATGCTGGCGGGCGAGATCATGAACGTGGGCGGGCTGTCCAAGCGCATCGTCAAGCTGGCGCTGGCCGTGGTGGGCCATGTGCCCGGTGGCCTGGGCTACGTAGCCATCATGGCGGCGGTGATTTTGGCGGCGGTGTCGGGCTCTGCGGTGGCCGATGCTGCTGCGCTGGCTTCGCTGCTGTTGCCCATGATGGTGGCGGCCGGGCACGACAAGGCGCGCTCTGCGGGGCTGATCGCGTCGGCAGGCATCATCGCCCCCGTCATTCCACCGTCCATCGGTTTCGTCATTTTTGGGGTGGCCGCCAACGTGTCCATCAGCAAGCTGTTCTTGGCAGGCATCGTGCCCGGCATCCTGCTGGGGGTGGCACTGGCCATCACGTGGTGGTGGTTGGTGCGCCGCGAAAAAGTGGCCCCACCGCCCCGCGCCAGCCGGGCCGAGTTGCTCAAGGCGTTGCGCGAAGCCGTGTGGGCCCTGGGCCTGCCCATCATCATCCTGGTGGGCCTGCGCATGGGCGTGTTCACACCCACCGAAGCCGCTGTGGTCGCTGCGGTTTACGCCCTGTTCGTGGCCATGGTGGTGTACCGCGAACTGAGCTTTGGGCAATTGGCAGACATCTTTCAGGCTGCCGCCCGCACCAGCGCCGTGGTGATGTTTTTGGTGGCTGCGGCCATGGTGTCGGCCTGGCTCATTACCGTGGCCGATCTGCCCAGCAAGATCATTGACCTGCTGCAGCCCTTCATGGGCAACCAGACCCTGCTGCTCATTGCCATCATGGTGCTGGTGATGGTGGTGGGCACCGCCATGGACATGACGCCCACCATCCTCATCATGACCCCCGTGCTCATGCCCGTGGTCAAAGCGGCTGGCATCGACCCGGTGTATTTCGGCGTGCTGTTCATCATCAACAACGCCATCGGGCTCATCACCCCGCCCGTGGGCACGGTGCTCAACGTGGTGGCGGGCGTGGGGCGCATCTCCATGACGGACGTCACGCGCGGCGTCATGCCCTTCATGCTGGCGCAATTCATCGTCATGTTCTTGCTGGTGGCCTTCCCGTCCATCGTGATGGTGCCGCTGCGCCTGCTGGGGGGCTAA